A region from the Indicator indicator isolate 239-I01 chromosome 4, UM_Iind_1.1, whole genome shotgun sequence genome encodes:
- the SRP54 gene encoding signal recognition particle subunit SRP54 isoform X2 yields MLRLSMKRSAIDLEEMASGLNKRKMIQHAVFKELVKLVDPGVKAWTPTKGKQNIIMFVGLQGSGKTTTCSKLAYFYQRKGWKTCLICADTYRAGAFDQLKQNATKARIPFYGSYTEMDPVIIASEGVEKFKNENFEIIIVDTSGRHKQEDSLFEEMLQVANAIQPDNIVYVMDASIGQACEAQAKAFKDKVDVASVIVTKLDGHAKGGGALSAVAATKSPIIFIGTGEHIDDFEPFKTQPFISKLLGMGDIEGLIDKVNELKLDDNEALIEKLKHGQFTLRDMYEQFQNIMKMGPFSQILGMIPGFGTDFMSKGNEQESMARLKKLMTIMDSMNDQELDSTDGAKVFSKQPGRIQRVARGSGVSTRDVQELLTQYTKFAQMVKKMGGIKGLFKGGDMSKNVNPSQLAKLNQQMAKMMDPRVLHHMGGMAGLQSMMRQFQQGAAGNMKGMMGFNNM; encoded by the exons ATGCTACGATTATCAATGAAGAG GTCTGCAATTGATCTTGAGGAAATGGCATCTGGccttaataaaagaaaaatgattcAGCATGCTGTCTTTAAGGAACTTGTTAAG CTTGTAGATCCTGGTGTCAAGGCATGGACACCTACCAAAGGAAAGCAGAATATTATAATGTTTGTTGGTTTGCAAGGAAGTGGTAAAACAACAACTTGTTCAAAG TTAGCCTATTTCTATCAAAGGAAAGGTTGGAAGACATGTTTGATATGTGCAGACACATACAGAGCAG GTGCTTTTGACCAGTTAAAGCAGAATGCCACAAAAGCAAGAATTCCCTTTTATGGGAG TTATACAGAAATGGATCCTGTAATTATTGCCTCAGAAGGTGTTGAGAAATTTAAGAATGAAAACTTTGAAATAATAATTGTTGATACAAGTGGACGTCACAAACAGGAGGACTCTTTGTTCGAAGAGATGTTACAAGTTGCTAATGCCATA CAACCAGATAACATTGTTTATGTGATGGATGCTTCCATTGGCCAAGCTTGTGAAGCTCAAGCTAAAGCCTTCAAAGACAAAGTAGATGTAGCTTCTGTTATTGTTACTAAACTTGATGGACATGCCAAAGGAGGTGGAGCTCTCAGTGC AGTTGCTGCCACAAAGAGCCCTATTATTTTTATTGGAACTGGAGAACACATAGATGACTTTGAACCCTTTAAAACACAGCCTTTCATCAGCAAACTTCTTG gtaTGGGTGATATTGAAGGATTGATAGATAAAGTAAATgagttgaaactggatgataaTGAAGcactcatagaaaagctcaaacATG GTCAATTTACACTAAGAGATATGTATGAACAATTCCAAAACATCATGAAAATGGGACCATTCAGTCAGATCTTG GGTATGATCCCTGGTTTCGGAACTGACTTCATGAGTAAAGGCAATGAACAGGAATCAATGGCAAGGCTAAAGAAATTGATGACTATAATGGACAGCATGAATGACCAAG AACTCGACAGTACAGATGGTGCCAAAGTATTCAGTAAGCAGCCAGGAAGAATCCAAAGAGTAGCAAGAGGTTCAGGTGTTTCTACAAGAGATGTTCAGGAGCTTTTGACCCAATACACTAAGTTTGCACAGATGGTGAAAAAGATGGGAGGCATCAAAGGGCTTTTCAAAg gtgGTGATATGTCAAAGAATGTAAACCCATCACAGTTGGCCAAACTGAACCAGCAGATGGCAAAGATGATGGATCCAAGAGTTCTTCATCATATGG GTGGCATGGCAGGATTGCAGTCAATGATGAGACAATTTCAACAAGGTGCTGCTGGGAATATGAAAGGCATGATGGGATTCAATAATATGTAA
- the SRP54 gene encoding signal recognition particle subunit SRP54 isoform X1: MVLADLGRKITSALRSLSNATIINEEVLNAMLKEVCTALLEADVNIKLVKQLRENVKSAIDLEEMASGLNKRKMIQHAVFKELVKLVDPGVKAWTPTKGKQNIIMFVGLQGSGKTTTCSKLAYFYQRKGWKTCLICADTYRAGAFDQLKQNATKARIPFYGSYTEMDPVIIASEGVEKFKNENFEIIIVDTSGRHKQEDSLFEEMLQVANAIQPDNIVYVMDASIGQACEAQAKAFKDKVDVASVIVTKLDGHAKGGGALSAVAATKSPIIFIGTGEHIDDFEPFKTQPFISKLLGMGDIEGLIDKVNELKLDDNEALIEKLKHGQFTLRDMYEQFQNIMKMGPFSQILGMIPGFGTDFMSKGNEQESMARLKKLMTIMDSMNDQELDSTDGAKVFSKQPGRIQRVARGSGVSTRDVQELLTQYTKFAQMVKKMGGIKGLFKGGDMSKNVNPSQLAKLNQQMAKMMDPRVLHHMGGMAGLQSMMRQFQQGAAGNMKGMMGFNNM, translated from the exons ATGGTTCTAGCAGAtcttggaagaaaaataacttcAGCATTGCGCTCGCTGAGCAATGCTACGATTATCAATGAAGAG GTTTTAAATGCTATGTTAAAAGAAGTATGTACAGCATTACTGGAAGCTGATGTTAACATTAAACTTGTGAAGCAGCTCAGAGAAAATGTCAA GTCTGCAATTGATCTTGAGGAAATGGCATCTGGccttaataaaagaaaaatgattcAGCATGCTGTCTTTAAGGAACTTGTTAAG CTTGTAGATCCTGGTGTCAAGGCATGGACACCTACCAAAGGAAAGCAGAATATTATAATGTTTGTTGGTTTGCAAGGAAGTGGTAAAACAACAACTTGTTCAAAG TTAGCCTATTTCTATCAAAGGAAAGGTTGGAAGACATGTTTGATATGTGCAGACACATACAGAGCAG GTGCTTTTGACCAGTTAAAGCAGAATGCCACAAAAGCAAGAATTCCCTTTTATGGGAG TTATACAGAAATGGATCCTGTAATTATTGCCTCAGAAGGTGTTGAGAAATTTAAGAATGAAAACTTTGAAATAATAATTGTTGATACAAGTGGACGTCACAAACAGGAGGACTCTTTGTTCGAAGAGATGTTACAAGTTGCTAATGCCATA CAACCAGATAACATTGTTTATGTGATGGATGCTTCCATTGGCCAAGCTTGTGAAGCTCAAGCTAAAGCCTTCAAAGACAAAGTAGATGTAGCTTCTGTTATTGTTACTAAACTTGATGGACATGCCAAAGGAGGTGGAGCTCTCAGTGC AGTTGCTGCCACAAAGAGCCCTATTATTTTTATTGGAACTGGAGAACACATAGATGACTTTGAACCCTTTAAAACACAGCCTTTCATCAGCAAACTTCTTG gtaTGGGTGATATTGAAGGATTGATAGATAAAGTAAATgagttgaaactggatgataaTGAAGcactcatagaaaagctcaaacATG GTCAATTTACACTAAGAGATATGTATGAACAATTCCAAAACATCATGAAAATGGGACCATTCAGTCAGATCTTG GGTATGATCCCTGGTTTCGGAACTGACTTCATGAGTAAAGGCAATGAACAGGAATCAATGGCAAGGCTAAAGAAATTGATGACTATAATGGACAGCATGAATGACCAAG AACTCGACAGTACAGATGGTGCCAAAGTATTCAGTAAGCAGCCAGGAAGAATCCAAAGAGTAGCAAGAGGTTCAGGTGTTTCTACAAGAGATGTTCAGGAGCTTTTGACCCAATACACTAAGTTTGCACAGATGGTGAAAAAGATGGGAGGCATCAAAGGGCTTTTCAAAg gtgGTGATATGTCAAAGAATGTAAACCCATCACAGTTGGCCAAACTGAACCAGCAGATGGCAAAGATGATGGATCCAAGAGTTCTTCATCATATGG GTGGCATGGCAGGATTGCAGTCAATGATGAGACAATTTCAACAAGGTGCTGCTGGGAATATGAAAGGCATGATGGGATTCAATAATATGTAA